aaatattggagggaggtgattaggcaggacatgaAGCAGTGACGCCTTACGgaagacatgacccttgataggaaagtATGGAAAACGCAAATTAGGGTAAGGGTTAGTAGGTATGAGTGAGTCCTTTAGTAAGAGCGCTTTGTATGTgttttgtagtttcttgttcgtggagTTTTGATGATGTTTGTGATTTGGAATAGTTAGTTTATAACATTACTGGGTTGgtgttgtttcttttattatctagtgatgtgttatctcattttgttgactatttttatgttttttgtctgTTATAACTGTTATTTGGCCTGACccgagggtctattgaaaacaacttCTATACCTCATCTGAGATAGTAGTATGGACCGCGTACACTTTAACCTCCCCAGATTCCACTTTGTGgtaatacactaggtatgttgttatttttatatcCATATTATGAATATCAAgatcattataaaaaaaatatgtccataGCAATGGTATAACATAGGGCATAATAGATTTAAAACTTATAatgtttctaaaaaaattaattgtagaggtaaaatagaaaaattttaataaattttatcttgatttattAAGTGGATCAGTaatttaagatatatatttagaataaagtgataaactaaaataagacggaggaagtattataTCATCCATCACTCTACTATCCACTCTTATGAATTCATCTCCTTCAGTGACAAAATCATGTCAAGCAAGAGGCAGCTTATGTGCACAGCAAACTACTCGCAGAACATCTGTTATCTCAGCTAAAGCACCTGTTTGGTTAATATTTGAAAGATTCTGCAAGATGAGGAAACAGAATTGTAACTAAACAAAAGAGATTAGAAAGCCAAATTACTGGCACAAGCAAATAATAACAAGATCAGTGTGTCAATTCCATGTACGGAATTTTAAGTATATGGGGGATGAAGTCGCGGAGGCACGATACTCTTTAAATTCACAGAGGCTACAAATTAGACCATGCACTTTCTAAGTTTTACCAAAGGCTGCGACtacaaatatatgaaaacacatacaCAAGAGGATAAAACAAAAGCGATAAAAATGTAGAATGATAAGAAAAGTGGATACTGTGACATTATATTATAGCTGTTGTCTCAATTATGCAACTTCTCTTCTCAATACTCTGTGTACTTACATTACATACAGTGAGTCTGACTCATCGTTAGCATAAAATTTGATACAACAGAAATATAAACTAAAGATCTTGATCAGCCAAAATAGCATACGTATGGAAAGAAGATTACTATAATTTTTTGTAGTGCGATAAAGTTGAAACAAGAAtctatattattataaaataaccAAACAACTTTTTCTTAAAGTTGCCTAGTATGGTTTCACTTACCTCTTTCCTTTTTAGAGGTTCATGGTAAATAGGTTCCTTTTTAGAGGTTCATGGTAAATAGGGGAGGACAGTAATGTTATTTGTTTTCGTGCATGTGTGTGTGGAGAGGGGTGAAAATACAGGAAGGGACATTTCAATAAAAATAAGGGCGTAAAGACAAACTTTATTAAACGGAATAAATATagacatatacatataaaaataacatcataaataacttaaagttattttttttattattgtacatttttaaaagacacataaCCTTTACCATCACATAttaatatgattttaataaaagtAACGTTTATTCTAGCTAACAAGATATTAGTCATTTGCTTGCAATATATtaacttggatgttgttgttaaaagtttatttattaatatgaagttttgagttgtttaattcaaagttctaaaatattttaaataaaaattagattgctttttcttttttttttttagataattttttaaacgtatatcttcattattatttcaagtgaagtgAAATCATAGAATTTACTATTGAAATTTTGAGGTCTCAAAATTTTTAGAGgcctaaattaaatattttactgGCCTTACCCTTGAGCCATCTCTAAATAGAGCTGACCTCATATTCAGGGATGGCTCAAGGATAAGGCTAGTAAAGAGTTTAATTTAGGCCCCAAGaattttgaggcctcaaaaattttaatagtagattttataattttaacttcacttgaaataataatgaagattttgACTATGTTTTTAAAaccattcaaaagaaaaaagaaataaaagaaagaattgttactataataatttagaattttaaattaaacaacccaaacttcatattaataaataaaattttaaaaataacatacaagttaatgtattgaaaataaatgactaacatcttattaattagacttaatctttacttttattaataattatattaatatgtGTAGTTAAAAGATTATGTTGTTTAAAAATATACACCAAAAATGACTaatatgcaagaaaaaaaaagaaaattctaaattattacaatattatttttgtctgtatttgtatatattacaataatatttttgcttgtgtttttatatatttaagacatctcattaaaatttaattttaaaccattaattttattgagacaTCTATCCATATTCGCATGATATACAAAAGAGTTAGTGACAAGCAGGTTGGTACATATTATACAAGCAGGTTGGTACGTATTATCACTTTGTTTATAAGTAATAAGCAAGTTGTGACTCTACAAATTTAAATAGAGCCCAATTCTTAATAATTGTTATTTAACATGTTGGTTATCAGTCAGGACCATTTACCGTTGGTTATCAGTCAGGATCATTTACCGAGATTGTAGATCTAGACTAGTAAACTATGATTATTACCTccccccttttctttttttttttttttttttttttgaaaaaataaacatgCACCGCAAGAGTTAGTAAAGCAACACAAAGTTATTGTGTTTGTGTTAAATCAATAACACAAAAATATTctgcaaattatttttttttagtagcagttgaataaaaaaacaaaaccatagacaaaaacaaaaattcactATCTTTcactcatatttttcttttccgACCAACAATAAATGACAATTTTGCAACTAAAATTAAGGATTGGATAAAaaacaatatatttatattatttatatatgataaaaaatttaaatttttatatatatgataaatatCAAATCCCTTTTATTTCTTCATGTATTTACttcatattttgaatttactTCATATTTTGAATTGTCTTATTAAAATTCTTGACTATGTCACTGGCTGTTGCCAACTATCAGTCACCACTCCAAATAGGGACACAGAACCACCTAGACCtaccatataatttttttcaatattttattgatatggggttatgttaattaatattttatttaaattgtttTTTTACTACTTTGATAAAGACGAATAttagatatttaaaaaataaacaactttaaTTATTCAACATGTtagtttcttgaaattaaataaaagttTAGGAATattaaaatctattaaaaaatatacaagaTCAATTTTCTTAGAAAATTTGTATTTTATGCTTTTTTATTTTGCACCTCATAATAAATTCTGAAAAAGGCCCATCATTTTCTATTTAATTACATATCTGACGATATAAagtatttccttttttttttttggtgaagtaCTTGTTATTTAGACATGATGTTATAATTAAATTGTTAAAATTTATAGTATGTTTGAGTTAATTACTAAGATGTAATTCATATTAATTAAGTATAATTTACAAAGTAAACAAATGTTATCTTTTTCGTGCTCTTGATTAAAAGTAAGATTTATTATTTTCGTTTGATATAAAATATTAGTagtagattttaaatttttaaaatattattaataaagtttatttagtaaaataaattcatattatttttcttaaaaaaaaagatttgtgtGAAGTCaatatataccaaataaaaagaaattaaataaaaacacCTAATGATACTTTTGTGAggattaaacataatttattattttggaatattaataaactatttttatatactaaaaatagactatacatattttcttcatttttattctaattgttattttaagaaaggttaaattttcataatttaaaatgggCCGTTTCCGCTAGTAATAGTCATATCCTAATAAAACATATTAGTATTCAGAAGTGTAGTAAAATTTAGACGTCTTAACCTTCATACACATATTAATATTCAAAAGTCTATTCAGATTTAGATGTCTTTTaatcttaataaaataaaaataagaattagttTGCATACTCTTTTTTATTTTGCAAAAGAAGTTTCAGGTATATGGGCAAATCTAAGTAGAAGCAAGGGTTCATCTGAATTTCTTTTACCAAAAGATTATGTACATAAGAtcaaatttatgtatatatatacatattagaTTGTGAATTCTTTTTACACAAGCCAAAATTTAGCTCAGCAGTATGGACAAACCAATCCTACAGAAAAGAGGGGACTCCTCCTTAATTACTagaaataattagaaaaaatgtTGAATATGTTAGCATTTAATAAATTCTATCATTTGTTGCTAATAAACTAGACAATACCTaatatatatgcaaatgaactaagACATATTACATATTATGTTGTCTCTGTAACATGTGATTCGTGACTACATTATAATGTTGAACCAAGAACACAgtgaaattcttttaaataagAACATACtactttttaaaactttaaacaaTTCATCCAAGAATAGAAGtaaatcaatcattaaacagaataAGAATGGTAAGGGGTCTAAACTTTGTTTTGCTGCAAGAATTGATTGAGAAGATGCAATCTTCAAAtgttttgaagattgatactttTGACGTGTTATTTTTTTGAGATGGAGAGAAATGAGATTAAGCATTTTCTTCAGTTTTAGGGATCGTATCATCAAAAAGATTCTGAGGTTTCTTTTTAGATTAAAGACATCTTTTCAATAAGTCTTTATCAGACACAAAAGAAAAAGGTTATGGATTTCTACTCATTTAAATCAAACCctatagtgtatatatatgtacctTCTAAGCCTAAATATTTAGTACCTTATACTTATTAGATCATAAAACTAGCtcatttaataataaatatatctttGTAGAGTATAATATATTAAGATGTgagttcataaaataaaaattactaacaTCGACTagctgaaaaaaattattattagcaAATAACatttaaattacaataaaaacTGACAGGGCACAAAGTCACAAACCAGGTATTAAACATAGGGGATGGGTACATGACTATAGATTTGGCTAGTCTAGAAATAATTTTTAGGTACAAGACatagattatttttcttatgcatgacAATTCCAGGCAAAACATCTGTGTCAACATCTTCTTTCTTCATCCCACAAGGTAATTCCCAATCAAATGCATAAAGAAGATTTGAAAGGATAAGATCCACTATTGCAATACCAAGTGTAATACCTGAAGAGACAATTCAGAATTTAATCTAtagtttaaatttcaaaaaatgtaTTCAATTGAACTCGTAGGCCATAAATCAGCGATTGAATACCTGGGCAAATTCTTCGGCCTGCTCCAAAAGGAAGCAACTGAAAGTCTTGACCCTTGAAATCAATATTACTATTCAAGAATCTCTCGGGTATAAATTCTTCTGGATTTTCCCATGTTTCAGGATCCCTTGCAATGGCCCATGAGTTCACATAAATTATAGTTTTTGGTTGAATTTCATAGCCTTCTAGTATGGACTTGTGCATTGTTTCTCTTGGTAATAGGATTGGAAGTGGTGGATATAATCTAAATGCCTCTTTTATTACTGCTTTAAGATAAGGCATGTTTTGAACATCATCTTCATTCACAATTCCTTTGTTCCCAATTGATTTTCTGATTTCTTCTTGGACTTTCTTCATGATTTTTGGATTCTTAATCAAGGCTGTCATCGTCCAAACTACTAACGTTGCGCTAGTTtctgttccaccaataaatacaTTCTACAAAATAATCAAATTGGGAGTTGTTACTATCATTATGCATATATGAAGATGTAATactatcatcaacaacaacatacccaatgtattagaatctggggagggtagaatgtatcCAGTCCATACTTCTACCTTCAATACCGGAGTCAGATTTTTTACTAAGAGGGTCCAAAAGTAAACATACCAACTAGTAGTAGGGAGTTTAACgtcaactatatatacataaaagataattttaaccatgcataaatagtataattttccgtcgaagggggttcagatGACCCCCTGAGCTAAAGGTGTCTCCGCCCCTgtctacctcagaggtgagatagaTAGATTgtttatgaaaatatgcatatattGATTTTGCACACATAGTTGATCACTTACCATGAGAATTCCCTTAATGTTGTCTAAAGTGAGCTCCATTGGAGTTGATTGTTCTTTCCTCAATTGAAGCAAAAGATCAATAATATCTCCTTCCATGGATTTTGGCCTATTTGGTTTAAGATGTTGCTCAATGAGTTCTTCGTAAAACTCATCTAATTCCTTAAAATTCTTCTCAAGTCTATTAATATTTCCAAAGAATTTGTCAAGCCAaccaaataaaggaaaataatcaGAGAAAAAGAATCCTGCTGCCATCTCTTGTGTCACAGCTAAAAGTTCTTTGAATCTCCTCTTTCCATGTGCTTCTTCATCATACCGAATACCAAAAGCAATTCTACAAATAATTGTACTTGTTAATGACATAACAATATTGCTCAAATTTGTAACTTGTGAAGTTGAAGCTTGTGTAGATATTTTCTTGATCATTCTTGACACTTCATCTTCACGAATCGAACTAAAAGAGTGCACTTTCTTGAGACTTAACAAATGAACAACACAAACTTTTCTCAGTTCTCTCCAATTGTCATTATAAGGTGCAAAGGCCATATCATGACCATTGTAAGATATTTTTTGTTGGCTAAGAAAAGGGGGTCTACTACAAAAtgctaaatcttgtgtttttgttACCTCTTCTGCTAATTTTGCTGAACAAATTACTACCATAGTAGTAGAACCAATTCTGAGTGAAAATATTTTCCCATATTTCTTGGAAAGTTTCCAAAAATAAATATGAGGGGTTATACTATCAAATTGATGCAAATTTCCAATAAAAGGTAGCCCTAAAGGACCTGGTGGCATAAAATTTTTCGTACCCTTTTTGGCTAGGAAATTGAGTACAAGAGGAAAGGTTATTAAGAGAagtagaaatatcataatcattttTTGTTTCTATTGTTACTACGTACATATCTCAATTGTATTGCAATTTATAGATCCTTGAATCTAAACTGCTCCTTTTCATTTTTAATGTTGTTGAACGTGCAAACAAAAATCTTATATTGGTAACTAAAATGACCGAGAAACTATATATAAGACGTAGAATCTCTTAATGGCGTGACGTCTTTTGAGAAAACAATATGTGTTTGGCCCAAAGCGACAATACAACACCATGTAAGAATATAATTAGGTTGGTTGAGGTAAACAAATGCCAACACATCATGTGTTTGCCAAGGTATCTCTTGTATTTTTCCTTCTTGGTTTTCCAATGTTTAAATGCGACGTATTATACCATAGTCAGATATTCACATGGAAGGAGACATGAAACTCGTGTCTTCTTATATGTttcattaattttaaaaactaaattaaattcagaTGAATTGGTAAACGACTCACTCATTTATTAACTCAATCAATCTTAACTCGTTTAGATTCAGTTCATTTAAAAGTTTGAGTTGATTTGGGTTAACTTAACTATCAAAATTAAACTGTATCTATCTGTGGAATGTCAACTCACACCCCTTCGGTAGAAACTACATTGTATAGATATgtaaaaatttttctttttttttttctttttaatctctggttgtttgtaagagggatagttttaagtattttggaTCTATGATTTAGGAAAATGGAGAGATTGAAGAGGATGTCACTCACCGTGTTGGGGCAGGTTGGATAAAATGGAGGCTGGCCTCAggagttttgtgtgataagaaggtgtcccccaagcttaaagacaaattctatagagtggcagtccgttcGGCCATACTGTAAGAAGTGAAATGTTGGTCAGTCAAGAACTTtcacattcaaaagttgaaggtggccgaaataaggatgttgcgttggatgtgtggacttactaggggAGATAGGGTTTCGATTTAGATTGTTCGGAAAaaggtgagagtggcttcggggaggacaagatgcgagtggtgaggttgagatggtttgggcatgtgatgaggaggggcacagatgccccagtTCAGAGGTGTGAGATGTTAGCTTTGGAAGGTTTCAGacggagtagaggtaggccgaagaaatactggagagaggtgattaaaCATGACATGAAGTAGTTACAgcttatcgaggacatgaccctggataaaGAGGTTTGGAGGACGTGAATATTAGGTTAAAGGGATAGTGCGTGTGGGTGAGTCATACCTAGTAGATAGGTGTGCTATGGGGTAGCCTTGCTAGTAATCGTAGGGCTTTACACATAGGTTGGAGTCTTTAGTTAGGAAGATTGAGTGAGGCTGGTGCTTGCAATTTAATAGTGTATAGTACTTTTTTGTGGGTGCCTTATGTctgttatttcatgttttattacgacttTATTTACGGTCTTTTGTCCTGAatcaggggtctatcggaaacagactctctacttcttcggaggtggTGGTATGGACTGTCTACATTTTACCCTTCCCAAACCTCACTAGGTGagaatatactgaatatgttgttgttgtatgtgtgTTGAATcttcttttattactttttatgtttattttttcattttttttcatcctTGATAAAATTCTACTTCTGTGTCAGTGTAGATATTATTGTTGAAAGCAATACCGAATATTTACCCTGAGCTTTTGCTGTTGATATAGCCTTGATACGAATTGCACTTTGgttatttttcaatttcattaGTTCCATTGATTATTgtattcttaaaaaaattaaaaatatatgtttattagaTTGTGTAAATGGTAATGCCATGTGTTGAGATGCTTTGGATTATATGATATTggtgtattttattattaaaataaattaaagtgtgtTATGAATCGGGCAGAAATAAAGCAAACTATAagcagaaagaaaataagaataacacacaagatttacgtggaaacctttGCGGGAAAAATCATGGGCAGAGACAGAGGaatttcactatgaaaggagATGAGTACAATGTTGAGAGACGTAGTTTCTGAATGACGTGTAATTTTTCTAAACacccaaaacaacccactaaatgcacttatataatatgtgcatacaaataagtcctaggcccaaaaacataaaggccCATACCGCGGGAGCTTTGCCCCGCACCCTCATCGGGATCAGTGGTGGGCTCCGAGATCGGGCCCATCGGCTTGATCCTTATGCTACCACCACAGAttccattgaaaatcacaaacatgggtgtCACAGCGAAAATTTCTAGGCTTGATAAaaaaaattcgggtcacaacccTAACAATCTTCACCTGGACAcaaattctaattcagaactcaaattcatttcaagacaaactctccacaCTCTTCCACAAAAGCCCTTAAGGGTACATCTTAACAactaacactaaccaagtccaagcaatgctcaaacttggcacttggtagtgtcttggtcatcatatgaGCAAGATTATCCtgagtactaatcttgctcaccacaatatcaccacgacCAATAATTTCATGCGCAAAATGATATCgaacatcgatgtgctttgttctctcgtgaaacatctgatctttcgtaaggaagatagcactctaACTGTCGCAAAATACCGTAGTAATCTATAAGTCTTTGCCGAGTTCACCAaacagacccttcaaccaaatagcttccttgaaagcctctgtaatagccatgCCTCTGCCTCAATAGTTGATAAAGCAACCGTAAtctgtaaggtagctttccaactaatagcacaaccaccaatggtgaaaacatagcctgtaaag
The Capsicum annuum cultivar UCD-10X-F1 chromosome 6, UCD10Xv1.1, whole genome shotgun sequence DNA segment above includes these coding regions:
- the LOC107875141 gene encoding 6,7,8-trihydroxycoumarin synthase; its protein translation is MIMIFLLLLITFPLVLNFLAKKGTKNFMPPGPLGLPFIGNLHQFDSITPHIYFWKLSKKYGKIFSLRIGSTTMVVICSAKLAEEVTKTQDLAFCSRPPFLSQQKISYNGHDMAFAPYNDNWRELRKVCVVHLLSLKKVHSFSSIREDEVSRMIKKISTQASTSQVTNLSNIVMSLTSTIICRIAFGIRYDEEAHGKRRFKELLAVTQEMAAGFFFSDYFPLFGWLDKFFGNINRLEKNFKELDEFYEELIEQHLKPNRPKSMEGDIIDLLLQLRKEQSTPMELTLDNIKGILMNVFIGGTETSATLVVWTMTALIKNPKIMKKVQEEIRKSIGNKGIVNEDDVQNMPYLKAVIKEAFRLYPPLPILLPRETMHKSILEGYEIQPKTIIYVNSWAIARDPETWENPEEFIPERFLNSNIDFKGQDFQLLPFGAGRRICPGITLGIAIVDLILSNLLYAFDWELPCGMKKEDVDTDVLPGIVMHKKNNLCLVPKNYF